A genomic segment from Nocardia cyriacigeorgica GUH-2 encodes:
- a CDS encoding YdeI/OmpD-associated family protein, whose amino-acid sequence MVEFEARIESAVGGGAYVAVPADVVDALGGGGRIPVRARFDHIDYTGSIVSMGAGPCLGMLKAIRSELGKEPGDLVTVTVERDTAERTVDVPEVLAAALDAAGLRSRFDELSYSRRRDAVRRVTEAKREQTRVNRIDTIVRDLG is encoded by the coding sequence ATGGTCGAGTTCGAGGCACGAATCGAGTCCGCGGTCGGTGGCGGTGCATATGTCGCCGTGCCTGCCGATGTGGTCGACGCGCTCGGTGGCGGCGGACGCATACCGGTGCGCGCCCGCTTCGACCACATCGACTACACCGGGTCGATCGTCTCGATGGGCGCGGGCCCTTGCCTGGGCATGTTGAAGGCGATCCGCAGCGAACTGGGTAAGGAACCCGGCGACCTGGTGACGGTCACCGTCGAACGGGACACCGCCGAACGAACCGTCGACGTCCCCGAGGTTCTTGCTGCCGCCCTCGACGCGGCCGGACTGCGGTCACGGTTCGACGAGCTGTCCTATTCCAGGCGGCGCGACGCGGTGCGCCGGGTCACCGAGGCCAAACGCGAGCAGACCCGGGTCAACCGGATCGACACCATCGTGCGCGATCTGGGCTGA